One window of the Natrinema sp. CBA1119 genome contains the following:
- a CDS encoding acyl-CoA carboxylase subunit beta, translating to MEDRIEELEELREEARKGGGEARIEKQHDKGKMTARERIDYFLDEGTFTEFDQLRTHQTSQFGMEEKKVPGDGVVTGYGEVNGRTTFVFAHDFTVFGGSLGEVFAEKVCKVMDMAMEVGAPVIGLNDSAGARIQEGVKSLAGYTEIFRRNQEASGVIPQVSGIMGPCAGGSVYSPAITDFIFMVKDTSHMYITGPGVTKTVTGEEVSHEELGGAMTHSNKTGVAQFACESEEQALDDIKRLLSYLPQNNVEDPPRVEPWDDPDRRDDQLKDIVPPSPQKPYDMTNVIDSVVDEGSFFEVADNFAKNLVVGFGRLDGRSVGLVANQPRVNAGTLTVDASMKGSRFVRFCDSFNIPIVTFVDVPGYMPGTDQEHRGIIRHGAKLLYAYSEASVPLLTVITRKAYGGAYCVMASKNLGADVNYAWPTAEIAVMGPQGAVNILYREELAESDNPDELRDELIDEYREEFANPYTATDKGFLDDVIVPTETRPRLIDDLEMLETKREQNPDKKHGNIPL from the coding sequence ATGGAAGATCGTATCGAGGAACTCGAGGAACTCCGCGAAGAGGCCCGCAAGGGCGGTGGCGAGGCGCGAATCGAAAAGCAACACGACAAGGGGAAGATGACCGCCCGCGAGCGGATCGACTACTTCCTCGACGAGGGAACCTTCACGGAGTTCGACCAGCTCCGGACCCACCAGACGAGCCAGTTCGGGATGGAAGAGAAGAAGGTGCCCGGCGACGGCGTCGTCACGGGCTACGGCGAGGTCAACGGACGAACGACGTTCGTCTTCGCCCACGACTTTACCGTCTTCGGCGGCTCCCTCGGCGAGGTCTTCGCCGAGAAGGTCTGCAAGGTCATGGACATGGCGATGGAGGTCGGCGCACCGGTCATCGGACTCAACGACTCCGCCGGGGCTCGCATTCAGGAGGGCGTCAAGAGCCTCGCGGGCTACACCGAAATCTTCCGCCGGAACCAGGAGGCCAGCGGCGTCATCCCACAGGTTTCGGGGATCATGGGGCCGTGTGCCGGTGGCTCCGTCTACTCACCGGCGATCACTGACTTCATCTTCATGGTCAAAGACACCAGCCACATGTACATCACCGGCCCCGGGGTCACCAAGACCGTCACCGGCGAGGAGGTCTCCCACGAGGAACTCGGCGGTGCGATGACCCACTCCAACAAGACCGGCGTCGCCCAGTTCGCCTGCGAGAGCGAGGAGCAGGCGCTCGACGATATCAAGCGGCTCCTCTCCTATCTCCCGCAGAACAACGTTGAGGACCCGCCGCGCGTCGAGCCGTGGGATGACCCGGACCGCCGCGACGACCAGCTCAAAGACATCGTTCCGCCGAGTCCGCAAAAGCCCTACGACATGACCAATGTCATCGACAGCGTCGTCGACGAGGGCTCGTTCTTCGAGGTCGCGGACAACTTCGCGAAGAACCTCGTCGTCGGCTTCGGCCGACTGGACGGGCGCTCGGTCGGCCTCGTCGCCAACCAGCCCCGCGTCAACGCCGGCACGCTGACCGTCGACGCCTCGATGAAGGGCTCGCGGTTCGTCCGCTTCTGTGACTCCTTTAACATCCCGATCGTCACCTTCGTCGATGTCCCCGGCTACATGCCCGGCACCGATCAGGAACACCGCGGCATCATCCGTCACGGCGCAAAACTCCTCTACGCCTACTCGGAGGCGAGCGTCCCGCTCCTGACGGTCATCACCCGGAAAGCCTACGGCGGTGCCTACTGCGTTATGGCCTCGAAGAACCTCGGCGCGGACGTCAACTACGCCTGGCCGACCGCCGAGATTGCCGTCATGGGTCCACAGGGTGCGGTCAACATCCTCTACCGCGAGGAACTCGCCGAATCCGACAACCCCGACGAACTCCGCGACGAGCTCATCGACGAGTACCGCGAGGAGTTCGCCAACCCCTACACCGCGACGGACAAGGGCTTCCTCGACGACGTCATCGTCCCCACGGAAACCCGACCGCGGCTCATCGACGACCTCGAGATGCTCGAGACCAAACGCGAGCAAAACCCCGACAAGAAACACGGCAACATCCCGCTGTAA
- a CDS encoding SPFH domain-containing protein: MYEFAVGPLQSQSVLEEPLLLVGAVGLLLVVITVWQMVEIVDAYDRAALTVFGEYRKLLEPGLNIVPPFVSRIYTFDMRTQTLDVPQQEAITRDNSPVTADAVVYIRVMNAKRAFLEVDDYQRAVSNLAQTTLRAVIGDMELDDTLSRREMINERIRTELDEPTDEWGIRVESVEVREVTPSAGVKGAMEEQTSAERRRRAMILEAQGERRSAVEKAEGDKQSNIIRAQGEKQSQILESQGDAISTVLRARSAESMGERAVIDKGMETLAEIGQGESTTFVMPQELTSLVGRYGKHLSGSDVKGNGTDLESLEFDDETRELIGLDDIADIIGEIDEQAEMDVEAMEEQARAIKEGQDVGMEADTPITTSETDGNGEAVTDSDSSSE, from the coding sequence ATGTACGAGTTCGCAGTCGGTCCGCTGCAATCCCAATCGGTGCTCGAGGAGCCGCTCCTCCTCGTCGGAGCGGTCGGGCTCCTCCTCGTCGTGATCACGGTCTGGCAGATGGTCGAGATCGTCGACGCCTACGACAGGGCCGCGCTGACCGTCTTCGGCGAGTACCGCAAACTGCTCGAGCCGGGGCTAAACATCGTCCCGCCGTTCGTGTCGCGAATATACACGTTCGACATGCGAACGCAGACGCTGGACGTCCCCCAGCAAGAAGCGATCACCCGCGACAACTCGCCGGTCACCGCCGACGCCGTCGTCTACATTCGGGTCATGAACGCCAAACGCGCCTTCCTCGAGGTCGACGACTACCAGCGCGCGGTCTCGAATCTGGCACAGACCACGCTGCGCGCCGTGATCGGAGATATGGAACTCGACGACACGCTCAGCCGGCGCGAGATGATTAATGAGCGGATCCGCACCGAACTCGACGAACCCACCGACGAGTGGGGCATTCGCGTCGAATCGGTCGAGGTCCGCGAGGTCACCCCCTCCGCCGGCGTCAAGGGTGCGATGGAGGAACAGACCTCCGCCGAACGCCGTCGCCGCGCGATGATCCTCGAGGCACAGGGTGAACGCCGCAGCGCCGTCGAGAAAGCCGAGGGTGACAAACAGTCGAACATCATCCGCGCCCAGGGGGAGAAACAGAGCCAGATTCTCGAGTCCCAGGGTGACGCGATTTCGACCGTGCTTCGTGCGCGCTCCGCCGAATCGATGGGCGAGCGCGCCGTCATCGACAAGGGGATGGAGACGCTCGCCGAGATCGGCCAGGGCGAGTCGACGACGTTCGTCATGCCCCAAGAGCTCACCTCGCTGGTCGGGCGCTACGGCAAGCACCTCTCGGGCAGCGACGTGAAAGGAAACGGAACGGACCTCGAAAGCCTCGAGTTCGACGATGAAACCCGCGAACTGATCGGCCTCGACGACATCGCGGACATCATCGGCGAGATCGATGAACAGGCCGAGATGGACGTCGAAGCGATGGAAGAACAGGCTCGAGCGATCAAGGAAGGGCAGGACGTGGGAATGGAGGCCGATACGCCGATCACGACATCGGAGACGGACGGCAACGGCGAGGCAGTGACCGATTCGGACTCGAGCTCAGAGTAA
- a CDS encoding acetyl-CoA carboxylase biotin carboxylase subunit produces the protein MFRKVLVANRGEIAVRVMRACEELNIGTVAVYSEADSDSGHVRYADEAYNVGPARAADSYLDHEAVIEAARKADADAIHPGYGFLAENAEFAGKVQDVEGITWVGPSSDAMESLGEKTKARTIMQEADVPIVPGTTDPVTQPEEVKEFGEKHGYPIAIKAEGGGGGRGMKVVWDESEVEDQLESAQREGEAYFDNDSVYLERYLEKPRHIEVQIVADQHGNVRHLGERDCSLQRRHQKVIEEGPSAALSDELREKIGEAARRGVAAADYTNAGTVEFLVEEEPGRDGVLGPDANFYFLEVNTRIQVEHTVTEEITGLDIVKRQLKIAAGKELDFAQDEVDIDGHAMEFRINAENAANDFAPATGGTLETYDPPGGIGVRLDDALRQGDELVTDYDSMIAKLVVWGEDRDECIERSLRALREYQIGGIPTIIPFHRLMLTDEEFVQSTHTTKYLDEELDESRIEEAQEQWGGDIGDGGASEDEDDAVEREFTVEVNGKRFEVELEEHGAPAIPTGDVSAGGQSSRPEPAGGSSSGGETDIQGDGETVDAEMQGTILDIEIEEGDEVAAGDVLVVLEAMKMENDIVASQGGTVTQIAIGEGDSVDMGDTLVVIE, from the coding sequence ATGTTCAGGAAGGTTCTCGTGGCGAACCGCGGGGAAATCGCGGTCCGTGTTATGCGGGCGTGTGAAGAGTTGAACATCGGGACTGTCGCTGTTTACTCCGAGGCCGACTCGGACTCAGGACACGTGCGCTACGCCGACGAGGCGTACAACGTGGGGCCGGCTCGCGCGGCCGACTCCTATCTCGATCACGAAGCGGTCATCGAGGCCGCGCGGAAGGCCGACGCCGACGCGATCCATCCCGGCTACGGCTTCCTCGCGGAGAACGCGGAGTTTGCAGGCAAGGTCCAGGATGTCGAGGGGATCACGTGGGTCGGCCCGTCCAGCGACGCGATGGAATCGCTGGGCGAGAAGACGAAGGCCCGGACGATCATGCAGGAGGCCGACGTGCCGATCGTTCCCGGGACGACGGACCCCGTCACCCAACCCGAGGAAGTCAAAGAATTCGGCGAGAAACACGGCTACCCCATCGCCATTAAGGCCGAAGGCGGCGGCGGCGGCCGCGGGATGAAGGTTGTCTGGGACGAGAGCGAGGTCGAAGACCAACTCGAGAGCGCCCAGCGCGAAGGGGAGGCCTACTTCGACAACGACTCGGTCTATCTCGAGCGCTACCTCGAGAAGCCCCGTCACATCGAGGTCCAGATCGTCGCCGACCAGCACGGCAACGTGCGCCATTTGGGCGAGCGCGATTGTTCGCTCCAGCGCCGCCACCAGAAGGTCATCGAGGAGGGGCCGTCCGCGGCCCTCTCGGACGAACTGCGCGAGAAGATCGGCGAGGCCGCCCGTCGGGGCGTCGCCGCGGCCGACTACACCAACGCAGGCACCGTCGAGTTCCTCGTCGAGGAGGAGCCCGGCCGCGACGGCGTCCTCGGTCCGGACGCGAACTTCTACTTCCTCGAGGTCAACACGCGGATTCAGGTCGAACACACCGTTACCGAGGAAATCACGGGCCTCGACATCGTCAAGCGACAACTCAAAATCGCCGCCGGCAAGGAACTCGACTTTGCACAGGACGAAGTCGATATCGACGGCCACGCGATGGAGTTCCGGATCAACGCCGAGAACGCGGCCAACGACTTCGCGCCCGCGACCGGTGGTACCCTCGAGACCTACGACCCGCCGGGCGGGATCGGCGTTCGCCTGGACGATGCGCTCCGGCAGGGCGATGAGCTCGTCACCGACTACGACTCGATGATCGCGAAACTGGTCGTCTGGGGCGAGGACCGCGACGAGTGTATCGAGCGCTCGCTGCGTGCGCTCCGCGAGTACCAGATCGGGGGGATCCCGACGATCATCCCGTTCCACCGGCTGATGCTCACCGACGAGGAGTTCGTCCAGAGCACGCACACCACGAAGTATCTCGACGAGGAACTCGACGAGAGCCGCATCGAGGAGGCCCAAGAACAGTGGGGCGGCGACATCGGCGACGGCGGCGCGAGCGAGGACGAGGACGACGCCGTCGAGCGCGAGTTCACCGTCGAGGTCAACGGCAAGCGCTTCGAGGTCGAACTCGAGGAACACGGTGCGCCGGCCATCCCGACTGGCGACGTCTCCGCCGGCGGCCAGTCGAGTCGACCGGAGCCGGCGGGCGGCTCCAGCAGCGGCGGCGAGACCGACATTCAGGGCGACGGCGAGACCGTCGACGCCGAGATGCAGGGGACGATCCTCGACATCGAAATCGAGGAGGGCGACGAGGTCGCGGCCGGTGACGTGCTGGTCGTCCTCGAGGCCATGAAGATGGAAAACGACATCGTCGCCTCCCAGGGCGGTACCGTCACCCAGATCGCTATCGGAGAAGGTGATAGCGTCGACATGGGCGATACGCTGGTCGTCATCGAGTAA
- a CDS encoding TIGR04053 family radical SAM/SPASM domain-containing protein, which translates to MRPGNLDTSERPFVLIWELTQACGLACDHCRADAQPRRHPDELSTAEGKALLEQAADFGDGQLVVLSGGDPLVRDDVEELIAHGDDLGLRMTITPSGTGSLTADRIQEMVDAGLKRMAVSFDGASPAAHDAFRGEDGSFEETIRAVEDARAAGLPVQVNTTVCRQTVDELPAIRDLLAEIGVVMWSVFFLVPVGRGRVLEPVAPDRADAVMEWLAEVSETEPFGVKTTEAPQYRRVAMQRQRRRTDADADDGAGGPGAGIERRTGIVAGDGFAFVSHTGEVFPSGFLPESAGNVRDRSITELYRDSSLFQSLRDRDQLSGKCGACPYRHVCGGSRSRAFAHTGDPLASDPLCPFVPEGYDGPLPWDDTDGETHSVSSGE; encoded by the coding sequence ATGCGCCCTGGCAATCTCGATACGTCCGAGCGACCGTTCGTCCTCATCTGGGAACTCACCCAGGCCTGCGGGCTCGCCTGCGATCACTGTCGGGCCGACGCCCAGCCCCGGCGCCATCCCGACGAGCTTTCGACGGCAGAGGGGAAAGCGCTGCTCGAGCAGGCCGCCGACTTCGGCGACGGCCAACTGGTCGTCCTCTCGGGCGGCGACCCGCTCGTCCGCGACGACGTCGAGGAACTGATCGCCCACGGCGACGACCTCGGGTTGCGGATGACGATCACGCCGAGCGGGACCGGCTCGCTGACCGCCGATCGGATTCAAGAGATGGTCGATGCGGGTCTCAAACGGATGGCCGTCAGTTTCGACGGTGCCTCGCCCGCCGCTCACGACGCTTTCCGCGGCGAGGACGGCAGCTTCGAGGAGACGATCCGAGCCGTTGAGGACGCTCGAGCGGCCGGCCTCCCCGTCCAGGTCAACACGACGGTGTGTCGACAGACCGTCGACGAACTCCCCGCGATTCGGGACCTGTTGGCCGAGATCGGTGTCGTCATGTGGAGCGTCTTCTTCCTCGTCCCCGTCGGTCGCGGGCGGGTCCTCGAGCCGGTCGCCCCCGATCGGGCCGACGCGGTGATGGAGTGGCTGGCCGAGGTCAGCGAGACGGAGCCATTCGGCGTGAAGACGACCGAAGCGCCCCAGTATCGGCGAGTCGCGATGCAACGACAGCGACGGCGAACGGACGCCGACGCGGACGACGGTGCGGGCGGTCCGGGGGCCGGCATCGAGCGCCGCACCGGTATCGTCGCGGGCGACGGCTTCGCGTTCGTCAGTCACACGGGCGAGGTGTTCCCCTCGGGCTTCCTCCCCGAATCCGCGGGCAACGTCCGGGACCGGTCGATCACCGAGCTCTACCGGGACTCCTCGTTGTTCCAGTCGCTGCGCGACCGTGATCAGCTCTCGGGCAAGTGCGGTGCCTGTCCATACCGCCACGTCTGCGGCGGCAGTCGCTCGCGCGCGTTTGCCCACACCGGCGACCCACTGGCGAGCGATCCGCTCTGTCCGTTCGTTCCCGAGGGGTACGACGGGCCGCTCCCCTGGGACGACACCGACGGCGAGACGCACAGCGTCTCGAGCGGGGAGTGA
- a CDS encoding Htur_1727 family rSAM-partnered candidate RiPP: MVEKARRSAVPSDERGNPTPQWEVFVRNEPGDPMRHVGSVAAANATEAHEHASRLFGWYAADVWLCPADAIERRSTRGLTAAVEDGTTETVGDGADLENADDDDDSESEEPRVYEETEGTPEVRDA, translated from the coding sequence ATGGTCGAGAAAGCACGCCGATCAGCCGTCCCGAGCGATGAGCGAGGGAATCCGACTCCCCAGTGGGAGGTGTTCGTCCGCAACGAACCGGGCGACCCGATGCGCCACGTCGGCAGCGTCGCCGCCGCGAACGCCACGGAAGCGCACGAACACGCTAGCCGTCTGTTCGGCTGGTACGCCGCCGACGTCTGGCTCTGTCCGGCCGACGCGATCGAACGGCGTTCGACGCGCGGGCTCACCGCGGCGGTCGAGGACGGGACGACCGAGACCGTCGGGGACGGTGCCGACCTCGAGAACGCGGACGACGACGATGACAGTGAGAGCGAGGAGCCGCGCGTCTACGAGGAAACCGAGGGCACGCCGGAGGTGCGGGACGCGTGA
- a CDS encoding TIGR04347 family pseudo-SAM/SPASM protein translates to MISISKLLCDLDAEGDGLRYDAAEGSEKPQITDEKQRRPVVVWNTTRRCNLYCSHCYAGAETQPATGEFSTAEGRAFLEQLADYGAPVVLFSGGEPLVRDDLVELVSDAADLGLRPVLSSNGTLLTREKAAALRDAGLQYAGISVDGLPERNDRFRGEDGAFDAAVRGIENCLEVGLKTGLRYTITEANAPDLEGVVDLLAEKGLDRFCFYHLDYGGRGAEIVDADLTPREKRAAVKRVADLTLEYHDRGEEIETLLVGNYADAAFLVEYAREEFGEAKARAVYNYLERNGGDPTGERIADVDYQGNVHPTQFWQGYSLGNVRDRPFGEIWEDESNPLLEALRNREEHLNGKCADCQYQSICRGASRLRALATTGDLFAPDPQCYLRDEEIRGEGRRAASGGAAD, encoded by the coding sequence GTGATCTCGATCAGCAAACTGCTCTGCGATCTCGACGCCGAAGGCGACGGGCTGCGCTACGACGCGGCCGAGGGCTCCGAGAAACCCCAGATAACCGACGAGAAACAGCGCCGGCCGGTCGTCGTCTGGAACACGACCCGCCGGTGTAACCTCTATTGCTCGCACTGTTACGCCGGGGCCGAGACCCAGCCCGCGACCGGCGAGTTCTCCACCGCCGAGGGCCGGGCTTTCCTCGAGCAACTGGCCGACTACGGCGCGCCGGTCGTCCTCTTCTCCGGCGGCGAGCCGCTCGTTCGCGACGATCTGGTCGAACTCGTCTCGGACGCGGCCGATCTCGGCCTCCGACCGGTACTGTCCTCGAACGGGACCCTGCTCACCCGCGAAAAGGCCGCGGCGCTGCGGGACGCAGGCCTCCAGTACGCCGGTATTTCGGTCGACGGCCTCCCCGAGCGCAACGATCGCTTCCGCGGCGAGGACGGCGCGTTCGACGCGGCCGTCCGCGGCATCGAGAACTGCCTCGAGGTCGGACTCAAGACCGGCCTCAGATACACGATCACCGAGGCCAACGCGCCCGATCTCGAGGGGGTCGTCGACCTCCTGGCCGAGAAGGGGCTCGACCGGTTCTGTTTCTACCACCTCGATTACGGCGGTCGCGGGGCCGAGATCGTCGACGCCGACCTCACGCCCCGTGAGAAACGCGCGGCGGTGAAGCGAGTGGCGGATCTCACGCTCGAGTACCACGACCGAGGAGAGGAGATCGAGACGCTGCTGGTTGGCAACTACGCCGACGCCGCCTTCCTCGTGGAGTACGCCCGCGAGGAGTTCGGCGAGGCGAAAGCGCGAGCGGTCTACAACTACCTCGAGCGAAACGGCGGCGATCCGACGGGCGAGCGGATCGCCGACGTGGACTATCAGGGGAACGTCCATCCGACGCAGTTCTGGCAGGGATACAGCTTAGGGAACGTCCGAGACCGTCCCTTCGGCGAGATCTGGGAGGACGAGTCGAATCCACTGCTCGAGGCGCTGCGGAACCGCGAGGAACACCTGAACGGCAAGTGTGCCGACTGTCAGTACCAGTCGATCTGTCGCGGTGCCTCGCGGCTCCGAGCGCTCGCGACGACGGGGGATCTCTTCGCACCCGATCCGCAGTGTTATCTTCGCGACGAGGAAATCCGCGGCGAGGGGAGGAGGGCTGCCAGCGGCGGCGCTGCGGACTGA
- a CDS encoding CGCGG family rSAM-modified RiPP protein yields the protein MTQDVSGVEPVTRSQHDASWSANLEGPEHAADRDLLLEQAKDAIDATADGFHVNLVTHGDHGHPETYLWDELEAAFDGIRLEYVDRCGCGGHVTRVHVGGE from the coding sequence ATGACCCAAGACGTCTCCGGCGTCGAACCCGTCACGCGCAGCCAGCACGACGCCTCGTGGTCGGCGAACCTCGAGGGGCCCGAACACGCCGCGGACCGGGATCTGCTCCTCGAGCAGGCGAAAGACGCGATCGACGCGACGGCCGACGGCTTCCACGTCAACCTCGTCACACACGGCGACCACGGCCATCCCGAGACGTATCTCTGGGACGAACTCGAGGCCGCGTTCGACGGGATTCGACTCGAGTACGTCGACCGGTGTGGCTGTGGCGGGCACGTGACTCGCGTCCACGTGGGCGGTGAGTGA
- a CDS encoding MoaD/ThiS family protein translates to MDANPATTIDQQSAATESRATETPTDREDDTATDRNSDTTTVTVRCTGHVRDAVGTHELEFSFEGDRLRDFLESFFDEYDLEDMLIAETEADATHSGWAPVPDDLPGTWRKNPEGEQTRPYARVCINGRFNEHLGGFEAELTDGDRVALLYPFIFCC, encoded by the coding sequence ATGGACGCCAACCCAGCGACGACAATCGACCAGCAATCGGCCGCGACGGAAAGCCGGGCGACCGAAACGCCGACCGACCGCGAGGACGACACGGCGACCGATCGCAATTCCGACACGACGACCGTCACCGTCCGCTGTACCGGTCACGTCCGCGACGCGGTCGGCACTCACGAACTCGAGTTCTCCTTCGAGGGAGACCGCCTTCGGGACTTCCTCGAGTCGTTCTTCGACGAGTACGACCTCGAGGACATGCTCATCGCCGAGACCGAAGCGGACGCGACCCACAGCGGCTGGGCACCGGTGCCCGACGACCTGCCCGGCACGTGGCGGAAGAATCCGGAGGGCGAGCAAACCCGGCCGTACGCTCGAGTCTGTATCAACGGCCGGTTCAACGAACACCTCGGCGGGTTCGAGGCGGAGCTGACGGACGGCGACCGCGTCGCCCTGCTCTACCCGTTCATATTCTGCTGTTGA